The following are encoded in a window of Solidesulfovibrio magneticus RS-1 genomic DNA:
- a CDS encoding arylesterase, which produces MHASNIPTAGAPRPVPSPAGYQLARKRQTAPVCLALALALALAVLGVFMPQTAPAATLAALGDSLTAGWGLPAADAYPAKLARALAARGYDVDILNFGISGDTTAGGLARLDAVLAAKPAGVILELGANDMLRGLPTAVPRDNLDAILARLKAAGIPVLLCGIQAMRNYGLGYARDLDAVYAELSKKYDAVLYPSFLDGVTGVPGLTMPDGLHPTAAGVDEMVRRSLPAVETFLSRLGVRPAGAP; this is translated from the coding sequence ATGCACGCCTCCAACATCCCCACAGCGGGCGCGCCGCGCCCCGTGCCGTCCCCGGCAGGATACCAGCTTGCCCGGAAAAGACAAACCGCGCCGGTTTGCCTGGCCCTGGCCCTGGCCCTGGCTCTGGCCGTTCTTGGAGTTTTCATGCCGCAGACCGCCCCGGCCGCAACCCTGGCCGCCCTGGGCGACAGCCTCACCGCCGGCTGGGGACTGCCCGCCGCCGACGCCTACCCGGCCAAGCTCGCCCGCGCCCTGGCCGCGCGCGGCTATGACGTGGACATCCTCAATTTCGGCATCTCCGGCGACACCACCGCCGGCGGTCTGGCCCGCCTCGACGCGGTGCTGGCCGCCAAACCGGCCGGCGTCATCCTGGAACTCGGGGCCAACGACATGCTGCGCGGCCTGCCCACGGCCGTGCCCCGGGACAACCTCGACGCCATCCTGGCCCGGCTCAAGGCGGCCGGCATCCCGGTCCTGCTCTGCGGCATCCAGGCCATGCGCAACTACGGCCTGGGCTACGCCCGCGACCTCGACGCCGTCTACGCCGAGCTGAGCAAGAAATACGACGCCGTGCTCTACCCGTCCTTTCTCGACGGCGTCACCGGCGTTCCCGGCCTGACCATGCCCGACGGCCTGCATCCCACCGCCGCCGGAGTGGACGAAATGGTGCGGCGCAGCCTGCCCGCCGTGGAAACCTTTCTCTCGCGCCTGGGCGTGCGCCCGGCCGGCGCGCCGTAA
- a CDS encoding ABC transporter ATP-binding protein, translating to MISLSDVRLTLQSQAGGVNILRGVDFAAAAGEVAAVMGPSGAGKTTLLMLMAGLLAPTSGTVTVAGQDLTAMGEDALARFRRDNVGIVFQAFHLVPAMTALENVALPLEFAGRADAFDRAAQALDAVGLSQRRGHFPAELSGGEQQRVALARALAPRPRLLLADEPTGNLDGETGQMVMELLFSLSDGMTLILVTHDPGLAERCGRVVHIRDGRVAGDGPSAS from the coding sequence ATGATTTCCTTGTCCGATGTGCGGCTGACGTTACAAAGCCAGGCCGGCGGGGTCAACATCCTGCGCGGGGTGGACTTTGCCGCCGCCGCCGGCGAAGTGGCGGCGGTGATGGGGCCTTCGGGCGCGGGCAAGACCACGCTTTTAATGCTCATGGCCGGACTGCTCGCTCCCACCTCCGGCACGGTGACCGTGGCCGGACAGGACCTGACGGCCATGGGCGAGGACGCGCTGGCCCGCTTTCGCCGCGACAACGTGGGCATCGTGTTCCAGGCCTTCCACCTCGTGCCGGCCATGACGGCGCTGGAAAACGTGGCCCTGCCGCTGGAGTTCGCCGGCCGGGCCGACGCCTTCGACCGGGCGGCCCAGGCCCTGGACGCCGTGGGGCTGTCGCAGCGGCGCGGCCATTTCCCGGCCGAGCTGTCCGGCGGCGAGCAGCAGCGGGTGGCCCTGGCCCGGGCCCTGGCCCCGCGTCCGCGCCTGCTTCTGGCCGACGAACCCACTGGCAACCTCGACGGCGAGACCGGCCAGATGGTCATGGAACTGCTGTTTTCCCTGTCCGACGGCATGACGCTCATTCTCGTCACCCACGATCCGGGGCTGGCCGAGCGCTGCGGCCGGGTGGTCCACATCCGCGACGGCCGGGTGGCCGGGGACGGCCCGAGCGCGTCATGA
- a CDS encoding nitroreductase family protein has translation MYLYCVVMGLGTVVRASINVPALSKAMGLGEKHRVIMAQCVGYPKA, from the coding sequence GTGTACCTCTACTGCGTGGTCATGGGCCTGGGCACGGTGGTGCGGGCCAGCATCAATGTGCCGGCGCTGTCCAAGGCCATGGGACTGGGCGAGAAACATCGCGTCATCATGGCCCAGTGCGTGGGGTATCCCAAGGCGTAG
- a CDS encoding AbrB/MazE/SpoVT family DNA-binding domain-containing protein, with translation METVLAKWGNSLGVRIPKGMAADAGLDAGDAVSITQSAEGIVIKKAQPKPQYRLADLVSQITDENRHEATEWGDPMGREIW, from the coding sequence GTGGAAACAGTCTTGGCGAAGTGGGGAAACAGCCTTGGCGTGCGCATTCCCAAGGGCATGGCCGCCGACGCCGGGCTGGACGCCGGCGACGCCGTCAGCATCACCCAGTCCGCGGAAGGGATCGTGATCAAAAAGGCGCAGCCCAAACCGCAATACCGTCTTGCCGATCTGGTCAGCCAAATCACGGACGAGAACAGGCATGAGGCCACGGAGTGGGGCGACCCCATGGGCAGGGAAATCTGGTGA
- a CDS encoding type II toxin-antitoxin system PemK/MazF family toxin gives MREYPERGDFVHLDFDPKAGHEQGGPRFGLVLSPGVYNKASGLAIVAPITSRQTGYPFEAPIPEGERCYGVVLADHTRSIDWWARGVKIVGQASQALVEDVLARYRTLLT, from the coding sequence GTGAGGGAGTATCCGGAGCGAGGCGATTTCGTCCACCTCGACTTCGATCCCAAGGCCGGGCACGAACAGGGCGGCCCTCGGTTCGGCCTTGTGCTCTCGCCCGGCGTCTACAATAAGGCCTCCGGCCTGGCCATCGTGGCCCCCATCACCAGCCGGCAAACAGGCTATCCTTTTGAAGCGCCCATCCCCGAAGGCGAACGGTGTTACGGCGTGGTGCTGGCCGACCACACGCGCAGCATCGACTGGTGGGCCAGAGGGGTGAAGATCGTGGGGCAGGCGTCCCAGGCCCTCGTCGAGGATGTCCTGGCGCGCTATCGCACGTTGCTGACCTGA
- a CDS encoding SagB/ThcOx family dehydrogenase — MDRRAFMKTAGTLCVGLGIGGARDALAQNADILPPPALPGGKTLEEALRARQSIRSYADKDIPAEVLSGLLWAACGVNRKESGKRTAPTAVNKQEIDVWVVKKDGFFLYEPKDHMLSRKGSQDIRALTGTQSYVAEAPLDLIYVADMGKVAGKTDQERANLAWADTGYVSQNVYLYCAVMGLGTVVRASIDLPALSKAMGLGEKQHIIMAQCVGYPKA; from the coding sequence GTGGACAGAAGAGCGTTCATGAAAACGGCCGGCACGCTGTGCGTCGGCCTGGGGATCGGCGGGGCGCGCGACGCCCTGGCCCAGAATGCCGACATCCTGCCGCCGCCGGCCCTGCCGGGCGGCAAGACCCTGGAAGAGGCCCTGCGCGCCCGGCAGTCCATCCGCAGCTATGCCGACAAGGACATCCCGGCCGAGGTGCTTTCGGGCCTATTGTGGGCGGCCTGCGGCGTCAACCGCAAGGAATCGGGCAAGCGCACCGCGCCCACGGCCGTCAACAAACAGGAAATCGACGTCTGGGTGGTCAAGAAGGACGGCTTTTTTCTCTACGAACCCAAGGACCACATGCTGTCGCGCAAGGGTTCCCAGGACATCCGGGCCCTGACCGGCACCCAGTCCTACGTGGCCGAAGCGCCGCTCGATCTGATCTACGTGGCGGACATGGGCAAGGTGGCGGGCAAGACCGACCAGGAACGCGCCAACCTGGCCTGGGCCGACACCGGCTATGTGAGCCAGAACGTGTATCTCTACTGCGCGGTCATGGGCCTGGGCACAGTGGTGCGGGCCAGCATCGACCTGCCCGCCCTGTCCAAGGCCATGGGCCTTGGCGAGAAGCAGCACATCATCATGGCCCAGTGCGTGGGGTATCCCAAGGCGTAG
- the rnhA gene encoding ribonuclease HI — protein sequence MTEETKAPQQNVIIFTDGACLGNPGPGGYGAVLLRGDERREFSGGRKLTTNNRMELLACIVALEELVEPSVVSITTDSRYVHDAIEKRWLASWQKKGWVNSEKKPVKNQDLWLRLLPLLSRHKVKFSWVRGHTGHPENERCDVLARQAANSRGLEADAGYPG from the coding sequence GTGACCGAGGAAACCAAAGCGCCGCAGCAAAACGTGATCATCTTTACCGACGGGGCCTGCCTGGGCAATCCCGGCCCCGGCGGCTACGGCGCGGTGCTGCTTCGCGGCGACGAACGCCGGGAATTTTCCGGCGGCCGCAAGCTGACCACCAACAACCGCATGGAGTTGCTGGCCTGCATCGTGGCCCTGGAAGAGCTGGTCGAGCCCAGCGTAGTGTCCATCACCACGGATTCGCGCTACGTCCACGACGCCATCGAGAAGCGCTGGCTGGCCTCGTGGCAGAAAAAGGGCTGGGTCAATTCCGAGAAAAAGCCGGTGAAGAATCAAGACCTGTGGCTGCGGCTGTTGCCGCTTTTGTCCCGCCACAAGGTGAAGTTCAGCTGGGTGCGCGGCCACACCGGCCACCCCGAAAACGAGCGCTGCGACGTGCTGGCCAGGCAAGCCGCCAATTCGCGGGGGCTGGAAGCGGACGCGGGGTATCCGGGGTAG